A single Anopheles maculipalpis chromosome 3RL, idAnoMacuDA_375_x, whole genome shotgun sequence DNA region contains:
- the LOC126564398 gene encoding serine/threonine-protein kinase RIO3, protein MSSPWAKIQPVAAVDLQEIMSEEFARDLQSKEVPSPPTVSEPQQAGTSALSKQPEPEPSSSKSVPVVDRFEEPVAGCSRPLDPGKHLEDIPEDVLRAIEQADQKEIDSDAVIAQMLQAQFDAEYDAQIKREENHRNKDSKVKVSYKNYRVIPEELLYEEPVEIAVDQKADWDRFETNEKEQKLLPRVGFRLNEQGEMLTKHNLDISGRSNACKVMSFPPEFSTGDAAGFDMKLSNKVFNQLKSHSKKATKMKHKAQDRKENIATAEMGLDEPTRLILYKWINNQLLESIDGVISTGKEAVILHAETDPYNPNLAEDAPSPPKEVAIKVFSTTLNEFKQRDRYIKDDYRFAGRFSKQNARNVINMWAEKELRNLCRMQRVGILCPKIVALKKNVLVMEFIGENMIPAPKLKEAILTDVQLNEAYLEVVEIMHKLYKEAHLVHADLSEYNILMHGNHCWIIDVAQSVEPGHPGALEFLMRDCNNISTFFTKRGVADVKSKEDLFFEITGLDPLSHNAAILERIHMKGEPAHIASAIDDDTPEKYKPMRYPFEFAWSLADSNKSNKARSSKLNAGVCSSDEEVVAKEEVVAVA, encoded by the exons ATGTCTTCCCCGTGGGCAAAAATTCAACCCGTCGCGGCAGTGGATCTGCAGGAGATCATGTCAGAAGAGTTTGCACGGGACCTGCAATCGAAGGAAGTTCCATCGCCACCTACTGTATCGGAACCGCAGCAAGCAGGAACTTCAGCCTTATCCAAGCAACCGGAACcagaaccatcatcatcgaagAGTGTGCCGGTAGTGGACAGGTTCGAAGAACCAGTTGCCGGATGTTCCCGTCCGCTTGATCCTGGGAAACACTTGGAAGATATTCCCGAAGATGTGTTGCGAGCGATCGAACAAGCGGATCAGAAGGAAATTGATTCCGATGCCGTCATCGCACAAATGTTGCAGGCACAGTTTGATGCTGAGTACGATGCGCAAATTAAACGCGAGGAAAACCACCGTAACAAGGACTCGAAGGTGAAGGTGTCCTACAAAAACTATCGAGTGATTCCGGAGGAGTTGTTGTATGAGGAACCGGTAGAGATTGCAGTGGACCAAAAGGCGGATTGGGATCGGTTTGAAACGAACGAGAAGGAGCAAAAGTTGCTGCCACGTGTCGGCTTTCGATTAAACGAACAGGGTGAAATGCTGACGAAGCATAATCTGGACATTAGTGGTCGTAGTAACGCGTGCAAAGTAATGTCCTTTCCGCCAGAATTCTCCACCGGCGATGCAGCCGGGTTCGATATGAAACTATCGAACAAGGTGTTTAACCAGCTTAAGTCCCACTCGAAGAAGGCGACAAAGATGAAGCACAAGGcacaggacagaaaagaaaacattgccACCGCCGAGATGGGTTTGGACGAACCGACACGCTTGATTCTGTACAAGTGGATCAACAATCAGTTGCTCGAATCGATCGATGGTGTAATATCGACCGGTAAGGAGGCCGTCATATTGCACGCCGAGACCGATCCGTACAATCCGAACCTTGCGGAAGATGCACCGAGCCCACCGAAGGAGGTCGCCATCAAGGTGTTTAGTACGACGCTGAACGAATTTAAGCAGCGTGATCGATACATCAAGGACGATTACCGGTTTGCGGGTCGGTTTTCGAAGCAAAACGCACGAAACGTCATTAACATGTGGGCCGAGAAGGAATTGCGCAACTTGTGCCGGATGCAACGCGTCGGGATCCTCTGTCCGAAGATTGTGGCACTGAAGAAGAATGTTCTGGTGATGGAGTTTATCGGGGAAAATATGATACCGGCACCGAAGCTAAAGGAGGCCATTCTTACCGATGTACAGCTGAACGAGGCCTACCTGGAGGTGGTAGAGATAATGCACAAACTGTACAAGGAGGCTCACCTAGTGCATGCGGATCTGTCCGAGTATAATATCCTGATGCATGGCAACCACTGTTGGATTATCGATGTTGCACAATCCGTCGAGCCAGGTCACCCTGGTGCATTGGAATTTCTAATGAGGGATTGCAATAACATTAGCACC TTCTTCACGAAGCGTGGTGTTGCAGATGTGAAAAGCAAGGAAGATCTTTTCTTCGAGATAACTGGGTTGGATCCGCTATCGCACAATGCTGCCATTTTGGAGCGTATACACATGAAGGGAGAACCGGCACACATTGCATCTGCGATTGATGACGATACGCCGGAAAAGTATAAACCGATGCGATACCCGTTCGAGTTTGCCTGGTCCTTAGCAGATAGCAACAAATCGAACAAAGCCAGATCAAGCAAACTGAACGCTGGTGTATGTTCTTCGGACGAGGAAGTAGTGGCGAAAGAGgaagttgttgctgttgcttaa
- the LOC126564723 gene encoding zinc finger and SCAN domain-containing protein 2-like, with protein sequence MGFSDNCSKMSDLNLLPKKHTNFSIERILLKQTASSSADGGGSSTTALSHSPRPHLDLIEQKVDLTVKTCLKIVQSATDRTTAGSTSACTVTSKNVAVPLDPSGTGTRLMSPASQALLLAGPHRPLNRVLDNPWCSRGPLMFDPKLISTGPTASFGATSIKPASSLAAVGDPGSPAGLLSTTPPSPASSSSPSSLIKAEVERKVVLSAYANNSVIERNRLSINYPYPVGLFNAYASAAAVAAAAATVSSVHHYQHHNQQRVTPSTPIGTPTDALLTASAATTSIVSMQQQHQQHNQHHPRSAGLSAAALLAGTGTTPLAASAALFSSFYQLQKSDENQNSIYDQASAEDDGASDGGTTVTSGDGGKDSKTDLLHAHHLHHHHHHLHHHHHEPGTAGTAGGGTLCSLMFPECSYQCAICDKIFGNQDTLMTHEKSHKTPRFECEECGKGFSQLRNYKYHVSVHRGTKEFAAKCPECGKMFNDKGYLSSHLKIHRNKKEYSCPHCPKSFNQRVAFNMHVRIHTGVKPHKCNECGKRFSRKMLLKQHLRTHSGEKPYQCSVCGKSFADRSNMTLHHRLHSGIKPFACPICPKAFTKKHHLKTHLNYHTGYKPYKCPHPNCGQSFTQSSNMRTHAKKCQFKPPDSEFV encoded by the exons ATGGGATTTAGTGACAATTGTAGCAAAATGAGTGATCTGAATCTACTGCCCAAGAAACACACCAATTTCAGCATTGAGCGTATCCTGCTCAAACAAACTGCCAGCTCCTCTGCCGACGGTGGTGGCTCATCCACAACAGCCTTGTCCCATTCGCCCCGACCCCATCTCGATCTGATCGAGCAGAAAGTGGACCTGACAGTTAAGACGTGTCTTAAAATTGTTCAATCGGCCACCGACCGAACGACCGCAGGCTCAACTTCCGCCTGTACGGTGACCTCGAAGAATGTTGCTGTCCCGCTGGACCCTTCCGGCACCGGAACTCGGCTGATGTCCCCAGCATCTCAGGCACTGCTACTTGCCGGACCCCATCGACCACTGAACCGCGTTCTGGACAACCCGTGGTGCTCTCGGGGACCGCTCATGTTTGACCCGAAACTCATCAGTACTGGGCCCACAGCTAGCTTTGGTGCGACCAGTATCAAGCCGGCGTCATCCCTCGCTGCCGTCGGCGATCCCGGTAGTCCCGCTGGATTGCTCTCCACCACACCACCGTCCCCCGCCTCCTCCTCATCACCGTCGTCACTCATCAAAGCGGAAGTCGAGAGAAAAGTGGTGCTAAGCGCGTATGCTAATAATAGTGTAATTGAACGAAACAGATTATCTATCAATTATCCTTATCCGGTCGGACTGTTCAATGCGTACGCGTCGGCAGCGgctgttgcagctgcagccGCCACCGTATCATCGGTTCACCACTACCAGCATCATAATCAACAGCGAGTGACCCCGTCAACACCGATCGGTACCCCAACCGATGCCCTCCTTACTGCAAGTGCCGCAACGACATCGATCGTCTcgatgcagcaacaacaccagcagcataaTCAACATCATCCCCGTTCTGCAGGTTTGTCCGCTGCTGCCCTATTGGCCGGTACAGGTACAACTCCACTCGCCGCTAGTGCCGCACTATTTAGCAGCTTCTATCAGCTGCAGAAAAGCGATGAAAACCAGAACAGCATCTACGATCAGGCTAGTGCGGAGGATGACGGTGCGTCGGACGGTGGCACGACGGTTACCTCCGGGGACGGGGGTAAGGACTCGAAAACGGATTTGCTCCACGCGCACcatctgcatcatcatcatcatcaccttcaccatcatcatcatgagcCGGGTACCGCCGGaactgctggtggtggtacacTTTGTTCGCTCATGTTTCCCGAATGCTCATATCAGTGTGCGATTTGTGACAAAATTTTCGGCAACCAGGATACGCTGATG ACACACGAAAAGAGTCACAAAACACCCCGCTTTGAATGTGAAGAGTGTGGCAAAGGATTCTCTCAGCTTCGCAACTACAAATATCATGTGTCGGTGCACCGCGGGACGAAGGAATTTGCCGCCAAATGCCCGGAGTgtggaaaaatgttcaacGATAAGGGTTACCTAAGCAGCCATCTAAAGATCCATCGGAACAAAAAGGAATACTCATGCCCGCACTGTCCAAAATCGTTCAATCAGCGGGTGGCATTTAATATGCACGTTCGCATACACACAG GTGTTAAACCACACAAGTGCAATGAATGTGGGAAACGTTTTTCACGAAAAATGCTTCTCAAACAACATCTGCGCACCCACTCAGGAGAGAAACCTTATCAG TGTTCCGTTTGTGGGAAAAGCTTTGCCGATAGAAGCAATATGACGCTGCATCATCGGTTGCACTCCGGCATCAAACCGTTTGCGTGTCCTATCTGCCCAAAGGCGTTCACCAAAAAGCATCATCTCAAGACGCATCTCAACTATCACACAGGCTACAAACCGTACAAGTGTCCCCATCCAAACTGTGGACAAAGTTTCACTCAATCAAGCAACATGCGGACACACGCCAAGAAGTGTCAGTTTAAGCCACCGGATTCCGAATTTGTGTAA